In Pseudonocardia sp. DSM 110487, the sequence AGGTCGGGCACTGCGTGCACCACCTCGCGATGCACCCGGACCGTCCCGACACGCTCTACATGCAGAAGCACTGGGACGTGATGCGCAGCGACGACGGCGGCGCCAACTGGTACGACATCGGCGAGGGCCTGCCCAGCGACTTCGGGTTCCCGATCGAGGTGCACGCGCACGAACCGGACACGATCTACGTCGTGCCGATCACCAGCGACTCCGTCCACTTCCCGCCCGACGGCCGGCTGCGGGTGTTCCGCAGCCGCACCGGCGGGAACGGGTGGGAGCCGCTCACGAAGGGCCTGCCGCAGGAGCACTGCTACGTCAACGTGCTGCGGGACGCGATGGCGGTCGATTCCCTCGACACCTGCGGTGTCTACGTCGGGACGACCGGTGGGCAGGTCTACGCCTCACCCGACGCGGGCGAGACATGGGCGCCGATCGTCTCGAACCTGCCTGCGGTGCTGTCGGTGCAGGTCCAGACGCTGTCATGAGCGGCGTGACGACCGCGACGGTCAGGGTGAAACTGCCCGCACACCTGCGGAAGCTGGCGCGGGTGGACGGCGAGGTGCGCCTCGACGTGCCGGCCCCGGTCACCCAGCGGTCGGTGCTCGACGCCCTGGAGGCCCGCCATCCGGTGCTGCGGGGCACCATCCGCGACCACGACACGCGGCGGCGCCGCGCCTTCGTGCGGTTCTTCGCCTGCGAGCAGGACCTGTCCCACGACGAACCGGACGCTCCCCTTCCCGGCGAGGTGGCGACCGGGAAGGAGCCGTTCCTGGTGGTCGGCGCGATGGCGGGCGGGTGAGCGCTCGTACAGGCCCCGGAGGTTCAGGAACGCCACGTTCATGAACGTGGAGTACATGAACGTGGAGTACATGAACGTGGCGTTCCTGAACCGCGCCTGCGGCGGCGTGGCGCCGCTACTCGAACCGTGACGGGTCGCCCGCCCCGCGGCGGACGATCTCGGGTTCGTCACCCGAGAAGTCGACGACCGTGGTGGGCTCGGTGCCGCAGTCGCCGGAGTCGAGCACCGCGTCCAGGACGCCGTCGAGCTGATCCTTGATCTCCCAGCCCCGGGTGAGGGGCTCCGGCTCGTCGGGCAGGAGCAGGGTTGACGACAGCAGCGGCTCCCCCAGCTCGGCGAGCAGCGCCTGCGCCACGGTGTGCTGCGGGATGCGTACCCCGACGGTCTTCTTCTTGGGGTGCAGCATCCGGCGCGGCACCTCCTTGGTGGCCGGGAGGATGAACGTGTAGCTGCCCGGCGTCGCGGCCTTGACGGCCCGGAACACCCGGTTGTCGATGTGCACGAACTGACCGAGCTGCGCGAAGTCGCTGCAGACCAGCGTGAAGTGGTGCTTGTCGTCGAGGCGGCGGATCTTGCGGATGCGATCGACCCCCGCTGCGTCGCCGAGCTGGCAGCCGAGCGCGAAGCACGAGTCGGTCGGGTACGCGATCAGTCCCCCGCTCCTGATGATGTCGACCACCTGGCTGATCGCACGCCGCTGGGGATCGACCGGATGGACGTCGAAGTACCGCGCCATGCTGCGCAGAGTAGGGCCGCTCGGGTCCGTTGTGCAGATCGAAACGCGGTCGCGGCCCCGTACATCGCCGAGACGGTGCCCTCACCGCGTCGGAACGCACGACTTGAACGTGTCAGGACGCTGGACTCGCGTCCTGCGCGAGTCAAGCGGGCGGGTCAGCGGGGCTTGTCCAGCGTGACCTTGTCGACCGTCCACTCCCTCGCCTGCTCGCTCAGGGTGACGCCGAGGCCGGGGCGGTCGGACAGGTGCATGCGCCCGTCGCGGATCTCCAGTCGCTCGGGGAAGAGCGGGTGGAGCCAGTCGAAGTGCTCCACCCACGGCTCGCTGGGGTAGGCGGCAGCGAGGTGGACGTGGATCTCCATCGCGAAATGGGGCGCGAGCTGCAGGTTGCGGTGCTCGGCGAGTGCTGCGAGCTTGAGGAACTGGGTGATACCGCCGATGCGCGGGGCGTCGGGCTGCAGGATGTCGACCGCGTCGTGGCGGATCAGCTCGGCGTGCTCGGCGACGCTGGTGAGCATCTCGCCGGACGCGATCGCGGTGTCGAGCGAGCGAGCGAGCGCGGCGTGCCCCTCGGCGTCGTATGCGTCGAGTGGCTCCTCGATCCACACGAGGTCGAACTCCTCCAGAGCGCGCCCGACGCGCATCGCGGTGGGCCGGTCCCACTGCTGGTTGGCGTCCACCATGAGCGGCGCGCCGCCGATGTGCTCGCGGACGGCGCGGACCCGGCGCAGGTCCTCGGCCGAGTCCGGCTGCCCGACCTTGATCTTGATGCCGCCGACGCCGGACGCGAGCGTGCGGGTGGCGTTGTCGAGCACCTGCTCGATCGGCTCGTGGAGGAAGCCTCCCGAGGTGTTGTAGCAGCGCACGGAGTCGCGGTGGGCACCGAGCAGCTTGGCCAGCGGCAGGCCTGCGCGCTTGGCCTTGAGGTCCCACAGCGCCACGTCGATCGCGGCGAGGGCCTGCGTGGCCGCGCCGCTGCGCCCGACGGAGGCCCCCGCCCATACGAGCTTGGTCCACAGCCTGCCGATGTCGCTGGGGTCCTCCCCGATCAGATCGGGCGCGACCTC encodes:
- a CDS encoding L-threonylcarbamoyladenylate synthase, with translation MARYFDVHPVDPQRRAISQVVDIIRSGGLIAYPTDSCFALGCQLGDAAGVDRIRKIRRLDDKHHFTLVCSDFAQLGQFVHIDNRVFRAVKAATPGSYTFILPATKEVPRRMLHPKKKTVGVRIPQHTVAQALLAELGEPLLSSTLLLPDEPEPLTRGWEIKDQLDGVLDAVLDSGDCGTEPTTVVDFSGDEPEIVRRGAGDPSRFE
- a CDS encoding MoaD/ThiS family protein is translated as MTTATVRVKLPAHLRKLARVDGEVRLDVPAPVTQRSVLDALEARHPVLRGTIRDHDTRRRRAFVRFFACEQDLSHDEPDAPLPGEVATGKEPFLVVGAMAGG
- a CDS encoding mandelate racemase/muconate lactonizing enzyme family protein; translation: MTPVLDRIDSVTLSSVTLPLPTGISDAKVLTGRQRPMTEIAFLFAEITTEAGLEGVGFSYSKRAGGPAQFAHAREVAPDLIGEDPSDIGRLWTKLVWAGASVGRSGAATQALAAIDVALWDLKAKRAGLPLAKLLGAHRDSVRCYNTSGGFLHEPIEQVLDNATRTLASGVGGIKIKVGQPDSAEDLRRVRAVREHIGGAPLMVDANQQWDRPTAMRVGRALEEFDLVWIEEPLDAYDAEGHAALARSLDTAIASGEMLTSVAEHAELIRHDAVDILQPDAPRIGGITQFLKLAALAEHRNLQLAPHFAMEIHVHLAAAYPSEPWVEHFDWLHPLFPERLEIRDGRMHLSDRPGLGVTLSEQAREWTVDKVTLDKPR